A region from the Wansuia hejianensis genome encodes:
- a CDS encoding ABC transporter permease: MVGIILLSIVFTICSPYFFTWDNWKNILLQTSTVAIVAMGQALCLLTGNFDLSLGRIVALVSCVGAILMKSVGLNPLLAVILMLLLGLGLGVWNGIMTAYVGLPAFIATLGTQYICYGVAKLITNATPIPKMPEEIGWLGRGYIGPVPICVILMVVLYIVAQFIMDRTKLGRNLYAVGGSSEAAFFSGINVKKYVTGTFAVGGLLAAFGGIVLMSRLNSVAISNGQNYEFDGVIASIIGGISLAGGKGRIIGTMFGSIFLITLFNGFSQIGVDPFVQDVLKGCVLVIAITLDVLSNKKKA, translated from the coding sequence GTGGTGGGCATTATTCTTCTGAGCATTGTATTTACCATCTGTTCACCGTACTTTTTTACCTGGGATAACTGGAAGAACATTCTGCTGCAGACTTCTACGGTGGCCATTGTGGCGATGGGACAGGCGCTTTGCCTGCTGACTGGCAATTTTGATTTATCCCTGGGGCGTATCGTTGCCCTGGTGAGCTGCGTGGGGGCAATATTGATGAAGAGTGTCGGGCTGAATCCCCTTCTCGCGGTTATTCTCATGTTGCTGCTGGGCCTGGGCCTTGGCGTGTGGAACGGCATTATGACGGCGTACGTGGGACTTCCGGCTTTTATAGCAACACTGGGAACTCAGTATATCTGCTATGGTGTGGCAAAATTGATTACCAATGCTACGCCGATACCGAAGATGCCGGAGGAGATCGGCTGGCTGGGACGCGGTTACATCGGACCGGTACCCATCTGTGTGATTCTGATGGTAGTCCTGTACATAGTGGCACAGTTTATTATGGACCGAACCAAGCTGGGGCGCAACCTGTATGCGGTTGGCGGAAGCTCTGAAGCGGCATTTTTCTCAGGTATTAACGTAAAAAAATATGTGACAGGAACCTTTGCGGTCGGCGGGCTGCTGGCGGCTTTCGGAGGAATTGTCCTCATGAGCCGGCTGAATTCTGTAGCCATATCCAACGGTCAGAATTATGAATTTGACGGCGTAATCGCTTCTATCATCGGCGGTATCAGCCTGGCAGGAGGCAAGGGCAGGATTATCGGAACTATGTTCGGCTCCATTTTCCTGATCACGCTGTTCAATGGTTTTTCTCAGATCGGCGTAGATCCGTTTGTACAGGATGTTCTGAAGGGCTGCGTTCTCGTAATCGCGATCACACTGGATGTTCTGAGCAATAAGAAGAAAGCGTGA
- a CDS encoding sugar ABC transporter substrate-binding protein produces the protein MKSKKLALVLTGVIAVTLTACGTPSTESTAGSSAGTSAESSTGASSGDSSKETTGKSTGAEEEGKSEISADNPLAGKKIGCTIVYKGDEWCSALASCLEDVADKYGCEIVVEDGDLNDETQSKQVENMVAAGVDMIFVDPATPDGVTEAMNKAVDAGIPIFIYDGYWNEDKAVTTVTWNQPLTGELMADYVIDYVDKNLNGKAKVVVLTLKSSTHCVEREEAFKEAVAGHGGIEVINTQDCEGNREKGANAITNIVEPFDIVVSVVDNGAWGAVSALQARGLTDVKVFSMGAYGSEPFEALKNEDPNYEACVVVPPQEIADTIYQAASDYFEGKEVEKTTNIELAVADSSNVTDFWTFQ, from the coding sequence ATGAAAAGTAAGAAATTAGCGCTGGTGCTGACAGGCGTGATAGCAGTTACCCTGACCGCGTGCGGAACTCCTTCCACGGAATCTACAGCCGGGTCTTCTGCAGGTACCTCTGCAGAAAGCAGTACGGGGGCGTCTTCCGGTGACAGCAGCAAAGAAACCACAGGAAAAAGCACTGGAGCGGAAGAAGAAGGCAAGTCAGAGATCAGCGCGGATAATCCGCTGGCAGGTAAAAAGATCGGCTGCACGATTGTATACAAAGGGGATGAGTGGTGTTCGGCTCTGGCGTCTTGCTTGGAAGATGTGGCAGATAAATATGGCTGTGAAATTGTTGTGGAAGATGGTGATCTCAACGATGAGACTCAGTCCAAACAGGTAGAGAACATGGTTGCCGCAGGCGTTGATATGATTTTCGTGGATCCGGCCACCCCGGACGGCGTGACGGAAGCTATGAATAAAGCAGTAGATGCCGGTATTCCGATCTTTATTTATGACGGATACTGGAATGAAGATAAAGCAGTTACCACAGTTACCTGGAATCAGCCGCTGACCGGCGAACTCATGGCGGATTATGTCATTGACTATGTGGATAAAAACCTGAACGGCAAAGCAAAGGTAGTCGTTCTGACGCTTAAGAGCTCCACTCACTGCGTGGAAAGAGAAGAAGCGTTTAAGGAGGCAGTTGCCGGCCACGGAGGGATAGAAGTAATTAATACTCAGGACTGTGAAGGCAACCGTGAAAAAGGAGCCAATGCGATCACAAACATTGTAGAGCCTTTTGATATTGTAGTATCCGTGGTAGACAATGGCGCATGGGGCGCTGTATCTGCCTTGCAGGCGAGAGGGCTTACGGATGTCAAAGTGTTCTCCATGGGAGCGTACGGTTCAGAACCCTTTGAGGCGCTGAAGAATGAAGATCCCAATTACGAGGCTTGCGTTGTAGTACCACCCCAGGAGATTGCGGATACGATCTATCAGGCGGCCAGCGACTACTTTGAGGGAAAAGAAGTTGAAAAGACAACCAATATTGAGCTGGCAGTAGCCGATTCCTCAAATGTTACAGATTTCTGGACATTTCAGTAA
- a CDS encoding sugar ABC transporter substrate-binding protein, with product MKAFVGVLLGAAWICSLMAGCGREQEAVPEDEQSLESEYTIGVSMLYRSDEFYIDIENLLKREAEELGIELIVQDANCDPTVQMRHFEDFIQMDVDAIIFSACDPVTCSTAVAAANEAGIPVFTFDCDAANDEGITAEMCNDFYEEGYEAGEWAKEYIAENLNGHARVVILDYAASFLVSGQRANGFEDAVTEMEGVELVAREDGKATRTVCMELMEDLIETYNGDIDLVFAINYESGAGAISALKAADVEACVICAAWGEEPLQQLSGGDPYLKAVLLGDPRDQARILPIAKDYLDGKKIEKYNEYSYHLVTSETLDEMIDWREIIQLRD from the coding sequence TTGAAAGCATTTGTGGGAGTTCTTTTGGGGGCAGCCTGGATCTGCAGCCTCATGGCCGGATGCGGGAGAGAACAGGAAGCTGTGCCTGAAGATGAGCAGTCTTTAGAATCAGAATATACGATAGGCGTGTCCATGCTGTACCGGTCGGATGAGTTTTATATTGATATTGAGAATCTTCTGAAACGGGAGGCCGAAGAGCTGGGCATAGAACTGATCGTTCAGGATGCCAACTGCGATCCTACGGTTCAGATGAGACATTTTGAGGACTTTATACAGATGGATGTGGATGCGATCATCTTTTCCGCCTGTGATCCGGTCACCTGCAGTACCGCGGTGGCGGCTGCCAATGAGGCTGGAATTCCTGTGTTTACATTTGATTGTGATGCCGCTAACGACGAAGGGATTACAGCTGAAATGTGCAATGATTTCTATGAAGAGGGATATGAAGCTGGTGAATGGGCGAAGGAATACATTGCGGAGAACCTGAACGGGCATGCCCGGGTTGTGATCCTGGACTATGCCGCTTCATTTCTGGTCAGCGGACAGAGAGCCAATGGATTTGAAGATGCCGTGACAGAGATGGAGGGCGTGGAGCTGGTGGCCAGAGAAGATGGAAAGGCCACACGGACGGTCTGTATGGAACTGATGGAAGATTTGATAGAAACCTATAACGGGGACATAGACCTGGTGTTCGCAATCAACTATGAGTCGGGCGCAGGAGCGATTTCAGCATTGAAAGCGGCGGATGTGGAGGCGTGTGTCATCTGTGCGGCATGGGGTGAAGAACCACTTCAGCAGCTTTCGGGAGGAGATCCCTATCTTAAAGCGGTTCTTCTGGGCGATCCCAGGGATCAGGCGAGGATACTCCCGATTGCCAAAGATTATCTGGACGGTAAAAAAATAGAGAAATATAACGAATACAGCTATCATCTGGTAACCAGCGAGACTCTGGATGAGATGATTGACTGGAGAGAAATCATTCAATTAAGAGATTAA
- a CDS encoding response regulator translates to MEKMNLLICDDEWMIRESIVQTALSMEEFNVFTAVTGRTALELLEEEEIDGVVLDMQMPEMDGITFLQHMKSRKKDCAVIVLSGHDEFDYAQKCLHYGAIEYLLKPVTSEQIRDFLMQLKENILHKRSYISQLNTYRQEIDSIKPLLREQFFQDLLQKSPDNETIHRMEHFLGLQICFPYLITAAIHIGHSAAAPDAADEPLQLYTLGKLIGDQLNHALCSHIFHMNSDTIAVIAGGSSDSLDDDLLSAFDELAASLISDLHLRMNIGIGGVVTSVRQIRDSYTEALFALNYNNYTEMVSIISIHDISEHSPSENVHWDLKKSLDKLTAASATADKNEFLLKLQELLQQLKEHRDINLNSAIHYCCFISSLALGCLDKNEELMNRNPYFETSSQTTLDSLYAYTEQLLEEISERIKSGTENRICHLADACCEILEKNYKEKLNIREIARELGISRNYLSTIFRSKTGYSIVEYLNGIRLEAAKRLLRNNELKIYEIAEETGFSDTYYFSKVFKTHTGVSPSDYRNSFIE, encoded by the coding sequence ATGGAAAAAATGAATCTCTTAATATGCGATGACGAGTGGATGATCCGCGAAAGTATCGTACAGACCGCTCTGTCCATGGAAGAATTCAACGTATTTACCGCCGTGACCGGCAGGACGGCGCTGGAGCTTCTGGAAGAGGAGGAGATTGACGGTGTAGTTCTGGATATGCAGATGCCGGAAATGGATGGAATCACCTTCTTACAGCACATGAAAAGCAGAAAAAAAGACTGTGCCGTGATCGTGCTGAGCGGCCACGACGAATTTGACTACGCACAGAAATGCCTTCACTATGGAGCCATTGAATATCTCCTGAAGCCGGTAACTTCTGAACAGATCCGGGATTTCCTGATGCAGCTTAAGGAAAACATCCTGCACAAGCGATCTTATATTTCTCAGCTGAACACCTACCGCCAGGAAATCGACAGCATCAAGCCCCTGCTGCGGGAACAGTTTTTTCAGGATCTGCTGCAAAAATCCCCAGACAATGAGACCATTCACCGTATGGAGCATTTTCTGGGCCTTCAGATCTGTTTTCCCTATTTAATCACTGCGGCCATACACATAGGGCATTCCGCCGCCGCTCCCGACGCTGCCGACGAACCGCTTCAGCTGTACACGCTGGGGAAACTGATCGGAGACCAGTTAAACCACGCTCTCTGCTCCCATATTTTTCATATGAACAGCGATACCATCGCGGTAATCGCAGGCGGATCCTCAGATTCTCTGGACGACGACCTGCTCTCTGCCTTTGACGAACTGGCTGCGTCGCTAATCAGCGACCTGCACCTGCGCATGAATATCGGCATCGGCGGCGTGGTCACCTCCGTCCGGCAAATCCGCGATTCCTATACGGAAGCTCTCTTTGCTTTAAACTATAACAATTATACGGAAATGGTCAGCATCATCAGTATTCACGACATTTCTGAACATTCCCCTTCCGAAAATGTTCACTGGGATTTGAAAAAATCGCTGGATAAGCTGACGGCAGCCTCAGCCACCGCCGATAAAAATGAGTTCCTTCTTAAGCTTCAAGAACTGCTGCAGCAACTTAAGGAGCATCGGGACATCAACCTGAACAGCGCCATCCATTACTGCTGTTTCATATCCTCACTGGCTCTGGGATGCTTGGACAAAAATGAAGAGCTTATGAACCGGAATCCCTATTTCGAAACCAGTTCTCAGACAACTCTCGACAGCCTCTACGCCTACACGGAACAGCTGCTGGAAGAAATCAGTGAAAGGATCAAAAGCGGCACGGAAAACAGAATCTGTCACCTGGCTGATGCCTGCTGCGAGATTCTGGAAAAAAATTACAAGGAAAAGCTTAACATCCGTGAGATCGCCAGGGAACTGGGAATCTCACGGAATTACCTGAGTACGATTTTCCGGAGCAAAACCGGATACAGTATAGTGGAATATTTAAACGGAATCCGCCTGGAAGCCGCGAAGCGGCTTCTGCGGAACAACGAACTGAAAATATACGAAATCGCTGAAGAAACGGGTTTTTCAGATACTTACTATTTCAGTAAGGTCTTCAAGACCCATACCGGCGTCTCCCCCAGCGATTACAGAAACAGCTTTATTGAATAG
- a CDS encoding stage V sporulation protein AD has translation MSKIKGMQSLAFEKEVYILSAASVVGKLEGEGPLGKCFDYVEEDPMMGVGSWEEAESQMQLKAAKGALEKAGKKPEQIRMIFAGDLLAQSIASSFGIVELERPVYGLFGACSTMGEALSLGAMTVAAGYAEHVLSLTSSHFGSAEKEFRFPLAYGNQRPPSATWTVTGSAACVLAGSKTKAEIAGITSGKIVDYGLKDSQNMGACMAPAACDTISRHFMDFNRQPEEYDHIITGDLGTVGKEILLELLQQKGYDISRQHIDCGMLVYDEKSQDTGAGGSGCACAATVFASYILPRIEDGTWKRILFVPTGALMSKVSFYEGQSVPGIAQGVMVEYAGKEE, from the coding sequence ATGAGCAAAATCAAGGGAATGCAGAGCCTTGCATTCGAGAAAGAGGTATATATTCTCTCGGCGGCCTCTGTGGTGGGCAAGCTGGAAGGGGAAGGGCCTTTGGGGAAATGCTTTGATTATGTGGAAGAGGACCCTATGATGGGTGTGGGAAGCTGGGAAGAGGCAGAAAGCCAGATGCAGCTCAAGGCGGCCAAGGGAGCTCTGGAGAAGGCGGGGAAAAAACCGGAGCAGATCCGGATGATTTTTGCGGGAGACCTGCTGGCCCAGTCGATTGCTTCTTCCTTTGGAATCGTTGAACTGGAGCGGCCTGTTTACGGGTTGTTTGGCGCATGCTCTACCATGGGCGAGGCGCTTTCTCTGGGGGCTATGACAGTGGCTGCCGGATATGCGGAGCATGTGCTGTCGCTGACTTCCAGCCACTTTGGAAGCGCGGAGAAGGAATTCCGTTTTCCTCTGGCTTACGGAAACCAGCGTCCGCCGTCGGCCACTTGGACTGTTACAGGAAGCGCGGCCTGTGTGCTGGCCGGCAGCAAAACAAAGGCCGAGATTGCGGGAATAACTTCCGGAAAAATCGTTGATTATGGATTGAAGGACTCTCAGAATATGGGAGCCTGCATGGCTCCTGCGGCCTGCGACACGATCTCGAGGCATTTTATGGATTTTAACCGCCAGCCGGAAGAATATGACCATATCATAACCGGAGATCTGGGCACAGTTGGAAAAGAAATTTTGCTGGAGCTGCTTCAGCAAAAGGGCTATGACATTTCACGGCAGCACATTGACTGCGGAATGCTGGTCTATGATGAGAAGAGCCAGGATACCGGAGCAGGAGGCAGTGGCTGCGCCTGTGCGGCAACCGTCTTTGCGTCTTATATACTGCCCAGGATAGAGGACGGGACCTGGAAGCGGATACTTTTTGTCCCCACAGGGGCGCTGATGTCGAAGGTCAGTTTTTATGAGGGCCAGAGCGTGCCGGGCATTGCTCAGGGCGTCATGGTGGAATACGCCGGAAAGGAGGAATGA
- a CDS encoding SpoVA/SpoVAEb family sporulation membrane protein, giving the protein MDYLQAFLVGGLICALAQILLDRTKMMPGRIMVLLVCTGAVLSFLTLFEPLQEFAGAGVSVPLIGFGHLLFNGVKEAVNEKGILGLFMGGFKACAAGISAALIFGYLSGLIFKPKMKK; this is encoded by the coding sequence ATGGATTATCTTCAGGCATTTTTGGTGGGCGGACTGATCTGCGCCCTGGCACAGATATTACTGGACCGGACGAAGATGATGCCGGGCCGGATCATGGTACTCCTGGTATGCACGGGCGCCGTTTTAAGCTTTCTGACGTTGTTCGAACCGCTGCAGGAGTTTGCAGGCGCAGGGGTGTCAGTTCCGCTGATTGGCTTCGGACACCTGCTGTTCAACGGCGTAAAGGAAGCGGTCAATGAAAAAGGAATCTTAGGTCTCTTCATGGGCGGATTCAAAGCCTGTGCGGCCGGCATATCTGCGGCGTTGATCTTCGGATATCTGTCGGGGCTGATCTTCAAGCCGAAAATGAAAAAGTGA
- a CDS encoding cupin domain-containing protein, whose amino-acid sequence MEIVREENPEGGKGFMTLKKLLGEEEMHGNCGLYAEVTMEKGTELGFHRHYGESETYYILSGEADYNDNGTVRPVRAGDVTYTPSGKGHGLTNTGDGEFVFMALIIKD is encoded by the coding sequence ATGGAAATTGTCAGAGAAGAAAATCCAGAAGGTGGAAAGGGTTTTATGACCTTGAAGAAGCTTTTGGGAGAAGAAGAGATGCATGGGAATTGCGGGCTATATGCTGAAGTGACGATGGAGAAGGGCACGGAGCTGGGGTTCCACAGGCATTATGGAGAAAGTGAGACCTATTATATACTGTCCGGAGAAGCCGATTATAATGATAACGGAACAGTCCGCCCGGTAAGAGCAGGAGATGTGACCTATACCCCCAGTGGGAAAGGGCACGGGCTGACGAATACGGGAGACGGTGAATTTGTTTTTATGGCCTTGATTATTAAAGATTAA
- a CDS encoding sugar ABC transporter ATP-binding protein, translated as MVGTAMEKDYIFELKGITKTFPGVRALDNISFGIERGTIHALVGENGAGKSTLIKILAGIYHPNDGKIIMNQKEQVFATPVESKKAGVSVVHQEIKLAEPLTVAENMFLGNMLMKGKLVDWAGMRRRACEIVEELQMDIDINERVCNLSVAKKQIVEIMHAINNNSRLLIMDEPSAVLTDRELNVLFELVKKLREKGITIIYISHRLEEVFELSDNVTVLRDGQHVGTFPISEVDRKTLISLMVGREMGQEYPKEAAKIGETVLEVKHLVRNRVLKDISFEVKAGEVFGISGLVGAGRTELARAILGIDRYDSGEVYVKGRKVHYRNLREAINDGLGLIPEDRKLQGLVQIMSIKKNICMVNINKIIKGGMIQKKLEQKYAEEYSQKLHVAAPNVDVQVQNLSGGNQQKVVIAKWLMQESDILFLDEPTRGIDVGAKAEIYRLINEIVKEGKTVIMISSEMPEILGMCDRIMIMHEGRKMGELSREEANQEKIMSMCV; from the coding sequence ATGGTTGGAACAGCGATGGAGAAAGATTACATATTTGAACTGAAGGGAATCACGAAGACTTTTCCAGGAGTGCGCGCGCTTGATAATATCAGCTTTGGGATCGAACGGGGTACGATCCATGCTCTGGTTGGAGAGAACGGTGCCGGAAAGTCGACGCTGATTAAAATACTGGCGGGGATTTATCATCCGAATGACGGTAAGATCATCATGAATCAGAAGGAACAGGTATTCGCGACGCCTGTCGAATCAAAAAAGGCCGGTGTTAGTGTGGTACACCAGGAAATTAAGCTGGCCGAGCCTCTGACGGTAGCGGAGAACATGTTCCTGGGTAATATGCTGATGAAGGGGAAACTGGTAGACTGGGCTGGAATGCGGCGCAGGGCCTGTGAAATTGTAGAAGAACTGCAGATGGATATAGACATCAATGAACGGGTATGCAATCTGAGCGTGGCCAAGAAACAGATCGTGGAGATTATGCACGCGATTAATAATAACAGCCGGCTGTTGATTATGGATGAGCCTTCCGCGGTGCTGACGGACCGGGAACTGAATGTTCTGTTTGAACTTGTGAAAAAGCTGAGAGAAAAGGGGATTACAATTATCTATATTTCTCACCGGCTGGAAGAGGTTTTTGAATTATCGGACAATGTGACTGTTCTCCGGGACGGACAGCATGTCGGAACCTTCCCCATTTCTGAGGTGGACAGGAAGACGCTGATTTCTCTGATGGTCGGACGTGAGATGGGACAGGAATATCCCAAGGAAGCGGCCAAGATAGGAGAGACGGTACTGGAAGTAAAACATTTGGTCAGGAATCGGGTGCTGAAGGATATCAGCTTTGAAGTTAAAGCCGGAGAGGTGTTCGGGATCTCCGGGCTGGTAGGAGCAGGGCGTACAGAGCTGGCTCGGGCCATTCTGGGGATTGACCGTTATGATTCCGGTGAAGTCTATGTGAAGGGACGGAAGGTACATTACAGGAATCTGAGAGAGGCTATCAACGACGGACTGGGTCTGATCCCTGAGGACCGGAAGCTCCAGGGCCTAGTGCAGATTATGTCTATCAAGAAAAATATCTGTATGGTAAACATAAACAAAATCATCAAAGGCGGCATGATACAGAAAAAACTGGAGCAGAAATACGCCGAAGAATATAGCCAGAAGCTGCATGTGGCGGCTCCTAATGTAGATGTCCAGGTACAAAACCTGTCCGGAGGGAACCAGCAGAAGGTAGTCATTGCAAAATGGCTGATGCAGGAAAGCGACATCCTGTTTCTGGATGAACCAACCAGGGGAATTGATGTGGGAGCCAAGGCGGAAATCTACCGTCTGATCAATGAGATCGTGAAGGAAGGGAAGACCGTCATCATGATTTCTTCGGAAATGCCGGAAATCCTGGGGATGTGCGACCGGATTATGATTATGCATGAAGGACGAAAGATGGGAGAATTGAGTCGAGAAGAGGCCAACCAGGAAAAAATCATGTCAATGTGCGTATAA
- a CDS encoding AraC family transcriptional regulator → MLRHSDAPVFYIAQKVGIDNVSYFIKLFKKYEQLTPHSYRSIWNTDSD, encoded by the coding sequence ATGCTCCGCCATTCAGACGCCCCTGTATTTTACATCGCCCAAAAGGTAGGCATCGACAATGTCAGCTATTTTATTAAACTGTTCAAAAAATATGAACAGCTCACTCCCCATTCTTACCGCAGCATCTGGAACACAGACTCAGACTGA
- a CDS encoding sensor histidine kinase: protein MRRFIHIYHNLSIYYKILLWMLIVSIVPLSLMAFLNISRVRGMEMRRYKAEVNSSLQWIESMVSTDISDLRQKSINASMEDLLIDLLANNSSITAQDNYELYKILYNLKLSTHCDSAVIIGRNGIFSSTSSSTELSRLMFSQYNQYRDTLKHTKQPYTWGEPLSCGSIWLLPYIRFIRDPEDLRAVGMMSVNYDTSRLSEITRKQIRSKQIPASDVLIVNSGTIISSWNKSLIGTSMSDFVSGYTGQDSFDGNYQNEQCLYLSYQNPSSSDWDYIAVIPYDDIYSSTRNAVSSFIILLLLCIVIIILLSSQVSSIISKPLKYLSDTMAEIGNNNLNIPLKYPKFQDEISQMWNQFITMTERLKESREASEKALIQNQQLHLEALRAQINPHFLYNTFSSVIYLIEEGKQKEATAMLAALSQLLHTSINRTREFIPVEQELGLVRSYMDIQKIRFHNSFRYMIDVDMDVMKLLTVKIILQPVIENVLEHGLKDPADGQTLVIIRGWKEEDLLIFEVLDDGNRLTEQRMLEINQRLESPVPPQRGRHGIGLKNVNDRIRYEFPGDKRLGLRLMIRGRRTVTRIVTKARQDSPQDN from the coding sequence ATGCGGCGTTTTATTCATATTTATCACAATCTTTCCATTTATTATAAAATTTTACTCTGGATGCTCATCGTATCCATTGTCCCCCTGTCTCTCATGGCATTTCTCAATATTTCCAGGGTCAGGGGCATGGAAATGAGACGCTACAAGGCAGAAGTGAACAGCTCCCTCCAATGGATTGAGTCAATGGTCTCCACCGATATTTCAGATCTCCGCCAGAAATCCATTAACGCTTCCATGGAGGATCTGCTGATTGACCTGCTTGCCAATAACAGTTCCATCACCGCCCAGGATAACTATGAGCTGTATAAAATTCTCTATAATTTAAAATTATCTACTCATTGTGACTCCGCGGTAATTATCGGGCGTAACGGAATCTTTTCGTCCACCAGCTCTTCAACAGAATTGTCACGGCTGATGTTTTCACAATACAACCAGTACCGCGATACGCTGAAGCACACTAAGCAGCCCTATACCTGGGGAGAACCACTGTCCTGCGGCTCCATCTGGCTGCTTCCCTATATCCGTTTTATCCGCGATCCGGAGGATTTGAGAGCCGTGGGAATGATGAGCGTCAATTATGATACCTCCAGGCTGTCCGAGATCACGAGAAAACAGATCCGTTCAAAGCAGATACCGGCTTCTGATGTGCTAATCGTAAACAGCGGGACTATCATTTCCTCCTGGAATAAATCTTTGATTGGGACATCCATGTCGGACTTCGTCTCCGGTTATACGGGACAGGATTCTTTCGACGGAAATTACCAGAATGAACAATGCCTTTACCTGAGCTATCAGAACCCCTCCTCTTCTGATTGGGATTACATCGCTGTAATTCCCTATGATGATATTTATTCTTCTACAAGGAATGCCGTATCTTCTTTTATTATACTTCTGCTGCTGTGTATTGTGATTATCATTCTGCTGTCCTCCCAGGTCTCCTCCATCATTTCAAAGCCTCTGAAATATTTGTCAGACACTATGGCGGAGATCGGCAACAATAACCTGAACATCCCGCTGAAATATCCGAAATTTCAGGATGAAATCAGCCAGATGTGGAATCAGTTCATCACCATGACCGAACGCCTGAAGGAATCCCGCGAGGCTTCGGAAAAAGCACTGATTCAGAATCAGCAGCTGCATCTGGAGGCGCTCCGCGCACAGATCAATCCCCACTTTCTGTATAACACCTTTTCATCTGTAATTTACCTGATTGAAGAGGGAAAGCAGAAAGAGGCCACCGCTATGCTGGCTGCGCTCTCGCAGCTGCTGCATACCAGCATTAACCGCACCCGGGAATTTATTCCTGTAGAGCAGGAGCTTGGGCTGGTACGGAGTTATATGGACATACAGAAAATACGCTTCCATAATTCTTTCCGCTATATGATCGACGTAGATATGGATGTAATGAAGCTTCTTACCGTTAAAATTATTCTCCAGCCCGTTATCGAAAATGTACTGGAGCACGGCCTCAAGGATCCAGCCGACGGACAGACTCTCGTTATCATCCGCGGCTGGAAAGAGGAAGACCTGTTGATCTTTGAGGTGCTGGATGACGGCAACCGCCTGACAGAACAGCGGATGCTTGAAATCAACCAGCGGCTGGAAAGTCCTGTCCCGCCGCAGAGGGGACGTCATGGCATCGGCCTGAAAAACGTAAACGACCGCATCCGTTATGAATTCCCGGGCGACAAAAGGCTGGGGCTGCGCCTAATGATCCGGGGCCGCCGGACAGTCACACGAATCGTAACAAAAGCCAGACAGGACTCCCCACAAGACAATTAA